A single Brassica rapa cultivar Chiifu-401-42 chromosome A04, CAAS_Brap_v3.01, whole genome shotgun sequence DNA region contains:
- the LOC103863952 gene encoding agamous-like MADS-box protein AGL75, whose translation MRSPRPSSCSKCSSSPSSTHSLAATSLKSRLLTIFKKAQELTTLCDIEACVIHYGPDGELKTWPEDRDKVKDLALRYIQLDEAKRRKKSVNLYEFLNKMKEKKTMINKKAKRNVEELKYPISDHYSPHQINQLIHSLELSYSTLQERRRFLAAKANLEDRQHSLNPSHFTQESMLKNQELCVNDKNSNNFQHLCVSDYSAVQESALRYHSMLYDQNMMCMGNINNVQHPWLSNAHPPELQEPNQLMQRELNYGFDQNMCMSDTTNSFSVVDPCLPNMLPDDFCFDFQDPYGGNMVGNPSFSQDFFPDMSSSYVYGSRLLQESTLPSLSSSNITNENSEIPSNLPDDHRK comes from the coding sequence ATGCGATCACCTCGTCCCTCCTCTTGTTCCAAGtgctcttcttctccttcttctactCATTCACTCGCTGCAACGAGTTTGAAAAGCAGACTGTTGACGATATTCAAGAAAGCTCAGGAGCTTACAACTCTCTGTGATATCGAAGCCTGCGTCATTCATTACGGACCTGACGGCGAACTGAAGACATGGCCAGAGGACAGAGACAAAGTGAAAGACTTGGCTCTCCGCTACATCCAGTTAGACGAAGCCAAGAGACGCAAGAAAAGCGTCAATCTTTACGAGTTCCTCAacaagatgaaggagaagaagacgatgatCAACAAGAAGGCGAAGAGGAATGTTGAAGAACTAAAGTATCCAATCTCTGATCATTACTCTCCCcaccaaatcaaccaactcATTCACTCCTTGGAACTAAGTTACTCTACTTTGCAAGAAAGGCGTCGTTTTCTTGCGGCAAAAGCAAACTTGGAGGATCGTCAACATTCTTTAAACCCTAGCCACTTCACCCAAGAGTCTATGTTGAAAAATCAGGAGCTTTGTGTTAATGATAAGAACAGCAACAACTTTCAACATCTTTGCGTTTCTGATTACTCAGCGGTACAAGAATCTGCGTTACGTTATCACTCTATGCTTTATGATCAGAACATGATGTGTATGGGTAACATCAACAACGTTCAACATCCTTGGCTCTCAAACGCACACCCACCAGAGCTACAAGAACCTAATCAGTTGATGCAGCGTGAGCTTAATTATGGCTTTGATCAGAATATGTGTATGAGTGATACTACCAACAGCTTCAGCGTTGTAGATCCTTGTCTCCCAAACATGCTTCCAGATGATTTCTGCTTTGATTTTCAAGACCCTTATGGTGGTAACATGGTCGGTAACCCTAGTTTCTCTCAAGATTTTTTTCCGGACATGTCTTCAAGCTATGTTTATGGGAGCCGACTACTTCAGGAGTCTACTCTACCATCTCTCTCTAGCTCCAACATTACTAACGAAAACTCTGAGATTCCAAGCAATTTACCTGATGATCACAGAAAGTGA